GTGGTCAAACTCCCGGACTGGCAGTCCCTGTTGCGGGCAGCGGCGGCCAAGGCCCGTTGAGGAGCGCGAGGCTGTGTCCCTGGCGGCTCCGCCGCGCGGGCGCGACAAGCCACGGCCCTCTCCGCGGTCACGAACGCGTCAGTCACCCAGACGGACGGCCTGCCGGACCGCCGCGTCGAGCAGCGCACCCATCAGCCCCGGGAACAAAGCGTCGAGCTCATCCCGCCGCAGCCCGTTCATCTTGGCCGTCCCCCGGTACACCTGCCGGATCACCCCGCTCTCCCGCAGCACCCGGAAATGGTGCGTGGTGGTCGACTTGGTGACGGGCAGCTCGAAGTCCGAGCACGACAACTCATCCCTCGCACCGGCGAGTTCCCGCACGATCCGCAACCGCATCGGATCGGAGAGCGCGTGCAGCACCCCCTCCAGCCGGATCTCGTCACGCGTGGGATGCGGCAGGTCACGACTGCTGACGGCGGGGGACGTCACGGCGACTCCACTTCCTCGGGGTCTCCATAGTACGAGAACCTTCGTAGTTTGACATCCACCGTACTACGATGCCTATCGTACGAGTCGACATCGGCCCCGTGACGAATGGAGTCCGCCGTGACCTCGCTCTTCGAGCCCTGCACCCTGCGCGAGCTGACGATCCCGAACCGCGTGTGGATGCCTCCGATGTGCCAGTACTCGGCGGCGCCGGAGGGCCCGGAGACCGGGGCACCCACCGACTGGCACTTCGCGCACTACGCCGCCCGCGCCACCGGCGGCACGGGCCTGATCATCGTCGAGGCCACCGCGGTGTCCCCGCAGGGCCGCATCTCCCCCTACGACCTCGGCATCTGGAACGACACGCAGGTCGAGGCGTTCCGCCGCATCACCCGCTTCCTCACCACGCAGGGCACGGTGCCGGCGATCCAGCTGGCCCACGCCGGCCGCAAGGCGTCGACGGACCGCCCCTGGAAGGGCGGCGCGCCGGTCGGCCCGGACGCCCACGGCTGGGGCGCGGTCGCCCCGAGCCCGCTCGCGTTCGACGACGAGCACCCGGCCCCCACCGAGCTGACCGCCGATCAGATCAAGGACGTGGTCGGGCAGTTCGCGGCGGCCGCCCGCCGTGCGCTCGCCGCCGGTTTCGAGGTCGCCGAGATCCACGGCGCCCACGGCTACCTGATCAACGAGTTCCTCTCCCCGCACTCCAACCACCGCACCGACGCCTACGGCGGCTCGTACGAGAACCGCACCCGCTTCGCCCTCGAAGTCGTCGACGCCGTACGGGAGGTCTGGCCGGACGACAAGCCGCTGTTCTTCCGTATCTCGGCGACCGAATGGCTCGAGGAGGGCGGCTGGACCGCGGACGACACGGTCCGTTTCGCCGCCGACCTGCGGGTCCACGGCATCGACCTGCTGGACGTCTCCACCGGCGGCAACGCCTCCGGCGTCCGCATCCCCACCGGTCCCGGCTACCAGGTGCCCTTCGCCGCCCGGGTGAAGAACGAGACCGGTCTGCCGGTCGCGGCGGTCGGGCTCATCACCGACGTCGAGCAGGCCGAGAAGATCCTGGCCAACGGCGAGGCGGACGCGGTCCTGCTGGGCCGCGAGCTCCTGCGCAACCCCTCGTGGGCGCGGCACGCGGCGCGGGAACTCGGCGGCGATGTGCGGGTGCCGGACCAGTACCACCGGTCGGTCTGATCCGGCCTTCCGGTCCGGCACACGCAGAGCCACGTCAACCGGCCGCGCACGCCGTCCCGTTGAGGGTGAACGCGGCCGGAGCGGCGCTGTTGCCGCCGTGACCTGCCTGGTAGCC
This is a stretch of genomic DNA from Streptomyces hawaiiensis. It encodes these proteins:
- a CDS encoding ArsR/SmtB family transcription factor; translation: MTSPAVSSRDLPHPTRDEIRLEGVLHALSDPMRLRIVRELAGARDELSCSDFELPVTKSTTTHHFRVLRESGVIRQVYRGTAKMNGLRRDELDALFPGLMGALLDAAVRQAVRLGD
- a CDS encoding NADH:flavin oxidoreductase/NADH oxidase → MTSLFEPCTLRELTIPNRVWMPPMCQYSAAPEGPETGAPTDWHFAHYAARATGGTGLIIVEATAVSPQGRISPYDLGIWNDTQVEAFRRITRFLTTQGTVPAIQLAHAGRKASTDRPWKGGAPVGPDAHGWGAVAPSPLAFDDEHPAPTELTADQIKDVVGQFAAAARRALAAGFEVAEIHGAHGYLINEFLSPHSNHRTDAYGGSYENRTRFALEVVDAVREVWPDDKPLFFRISATEWLEEGGWTADDTVRFAADLRVHGIDLLDVSTGGNASGVRIPTGPGYQVPFAARVKNETGLPVAAVGLITDVEQAEKILANGEADAVLLGRELLRNPSWARHAARELGGDVRVPDQYHRSV